Proteins from one Longimicrobium sp. genomic window:
- a CDS encoding class I SAM-dependent methyltransferase — protein MPPETIFKDHFSGHADAYARFRPDYPPELYAWLAEIAPARGLAWDCATGNGQAAIALAEHFAEVIATDASEKQIRSAFAHPRVTYRTAPAEDSGIESGTVDLITVAQALHWFDIPRFFAEAGRVLKPGGVLAVWAYAVFRTTPEIDAVVDHLYRDIVGPYWPPDRAMIEQGYAGVEMPFEPVDAPPFFMRKEWTADDAAGYLGTWSATRGYIAAHGTDPVDQVRDDLRRAWGDAPREVQWPLVLLVSRKAE, from the coding sequence ATGCCGCCCGAAACCATCTTCAAGGACCACTTCTCCGGCCACGCCGACGCGTACGCCCGCTTCCGGCCGGACTATCCTCCCGAGCTGTACGCCTGGCTGGCGGAGATCGCCCCCGCCCGCGGCCTCGCGTGGGACTGCGCGACGGGCAACGGCCAGGCGGCGATCGCCCTCGCGGAGCACTTCGCCGAAGTGATCGCCACGGACGCGAGCGAGAAGCAGATCCGCAGCGCCTTCGCGCACCCCCGCGTCACCTACCGCACCGCGCCCGCGGAGGATTCGGGGATCGAGAGCGGGACCGTGGACCTGATCACCGTCGCGCAGGCGCTGCACTGGTTCGACATCCCTCGCTTCTTCGCCGAAGCCGGGCGCGTGCTGAAGCCGGGCGGCGTGCTGGCCGTGTGGGCGTACGCCGTGTTCCGCACCACGCCCGAGATCGATGCGGTGGTCGACCACCTGTACCGCGACATCGTGGGCCCGTACTGGCCGCCCGACCGCGCCATGATCGAGCAGGGCTACGCGGGCGTGGAGATGCCGTTCGAGCCGGTGGACGCGCCGCCGTTCTTCATGCGCAAGGAGTGGACGGCCGACGACGCGGCGGGCTACCTGGGCACCTGGAGCGCCACCCGCGGCTACATCGCCGCGCACGGCACCGACCCGGTGGACCAGGTCCGCGACGACCTCCGCCGCGCCTGGGGCGACGCGCCGCGCGAGGTGCAGTGGCCGCTGGTGCTGCTGGTGTCGAGGAAGGCGGAGTAA
- a CDS encoding M23 family metallopeptidase, which yields MPSPNRQYPARKLPRALAALAALALTAAPVSAQRMALLATFPIPRRDEARDIVDVLRSRNLLLPVEGLTAGQLHDTYNDARSGGRVHDAIDIHAPRGTHVLATTDGTIIKLHHSSLGGITIYQLDDDGRTRYYYAHLDRYADGIAEGVRVTRGQTIGYVGDTGNAAPGDTHLHFAIAILSDASRWWAGRNVNPYDVFHGR from the coding sequence ATGCCCTCACCCAACCGGCAGTACCCTGCCCGTAAGCTCCCGCGCGCGCTTGCCGCCCTGGCCGCGCTCGCGCTGACCGCCGCGCCCGTGTCCGCCCAGCGGATGGCGCTGCTGGCCACGTTCCCCATCCCGCGCCGCGACGAAGCGCGCGACATCGTGGACGTGCTCCGCTCGCGCAATCTGCTCCTCCCCGTGGAGGGGCTGACCGCGGGGCAGCTGCACGACACGTACAACGACGCGCGCTCCGGCGGCCGCGTGCACGATGCCATCGACATCCACGCGCCGCGCGGCACGCACGTGCTGGCGACCACGGACGGCACGATCATCAAGCTGCACCACAGCTCGCTGGGCGGAATCACCATCTACCAGCTGGACGACGACGGCCGCACACGCTACTACTACGCGCACCTGGACCGCTACGCCGACGGCATCGCCGAGGGCGTGCGGGTCACGCGCGGGCAGACGATCGGCTACGTGGGCGACACCGGGAACGCCGCCCCGGGCGACACGCACCTGCACTTCGCCATCGCCATCCTGAGCGACGCCTCGCGCTGGTGGGCCGGCCGCAACGTGAACCCGTACGACGTGTTCCACGGGCGGTAA
- a CDS encoding ABC transporter permease: protein MSEFSPLRELVMTRIRAFLREPEALFWTFVFPILMAVGLGVAFRDKPADRAAVGVQRGSIAERYLPALRASGEIRVVMLDDTAAERAVRKGDVAVVLAGTDHLVYRYDPARDESRVGRLLADEAVQRGSGAPRPVATADDRHREPGARYIDWVIPGLIGLNLMSTGMWGIGFGLVQMRNKKQLKRLVSTPMRKRDYLTSMILARLVFIALEVPPIILFSWLAFGVRVRGSLLALLGLVILGAMTFAGLGLLAASRARTIEGISGILNVVMLPMFVLSGVFFSSSRYPEVIQPFIRALPLTALNDAFRAVYNDALPISAYWPQVAILVAWMVLTFVAALKLFRWQ, encoded by the coding sequence ATGAGTGAGTTCAGCCCCCTGCGCGAGCTGGTGATGACGCGCATCCGCGCCTTCCTGCGCGAGCCCGAGGCGCTGTTCTGGACCTTCGTCTTCCCCATCCTCATGGCCGTGGGGCTGGGCGTAGCCTTCCGCGACAAGCCGGCGGACCGCGCGGCGGTGGGCGTGCAGCGCGGCAGCATCGCCGAGCGCTATCTCCCGGCGCTGCGCGCGTCCGGCGAGATCCGCGTGGTGATGCTGGACGACACCGCCGCCGAGCGCGCCGTGCGCAAGGGCGACGTGGCCGTGGTCCTCGCCGGGACGGACCACCTGGTCTACCGCTACGACCCCGCGCGCGACGAGAGCCGCGTGGGCCGCCTCCTGGCCGACGAGGCGGTGCAGCGCGGCTCCGGCGCCCCCCGGCCGGTGGCCACGGCGGACGACCGGCACCGCGAGCCCGGCGCGCGCTACATCGACTGGGTGATTCCCGGCCTCATCGGGCTGAACCTGATGAGCACGGGGATGTGGGGGATCGGGTTCGGGCTGGTGCAGATGCGCAACAAGAAGCAGCTGAAGCGCCTGGTCAGCACGCCCATGCGGAAGCGCGACTACCTGACGTCGATGATCCTGGCGCGGCTGGTGTTCATCGCCCTCGAGGTGCCGCCGATCATCCTCTTCTCGTGGCTGGCGTTCGGCGTCCGCGTCCGCGGCTCGCTGCTGGCGCTGCTCGGGCTGGTGATCCTGGGGGCGATGACGTTCGCGGGGCTGGGGCTGCTGGCGGCCAGCCGCGCCCGGACCATCGAGGGGATCAGCGGCATCCTGAACGTGGTGATGCTGCCGATGTTCGTGCTCTCCGGCGTCTTCTTCTCGTCCAGCCGGTATCCCGAGGTGATCCAGCCGTTCATCCGCGCGCTCCCGCTCACCGCGCTGAACGACGCCTTCCGCGCCGTCTACAACGACGCGCTCCCCATCTCCGCGTACTGGCCGCAGGTCGCGATCCTCGTCGCGTGGATGGTGCTGACGTTCGTCGCGGCGCTGAAGCTGTTCCGGTGGCAGTGA
- a CDS encoding PaaI family thioesterase: MTAADGFEARVRDSFARQTAMATMGAEIAHVAPGEVDLRMAYRADLAQQHGFLHAGIVSALADSACGYAAYTLMPPDAGVVSVEFKVNLMAPAAGESFVARARVKKAGRTLTVCNADVFALRAGEERLIATMQATMMTLLDRGLAG, from the coding sequence GTGACCGCCGCCGACGGCTTCGAGGCGCGCGTGCGCGACAGCTTCGCGCGGCAGACGGCGATGGCGACGATGGGCGCCGAGATCGCGCACGTGGCGCCGGGCGAGGTGGACCTGCGGATGGCGTACCGCGCGGACCTGGCGCAGCAGCACGGGTTCCTGCATGCCGGCATCGTCTCGGCGCTGGCGGATAGCGCGTGCGGCTACGCGGCGTACACGCTGATGCCGCCGGACGCGGGCGTGGTCTCCGTCGAGTTCAAGGTGAACCTGATGGCCCCCGCCGCCGGCGAGTCGTTCGTCGCCCGCGCGCGGGTGAAGAAGGCGGGCCGCACGCTCACCGTCTGCAACGCCGACGTCTTCGCCCTGCGCGCGGGCGAGGAGCGGCTGATCGCCACCATGCAGGCCACGATGATGACGCTGCTGGACCGCGGGCTCGCGGGATAG
- the bioB gene encoding biotin synthase BioB: MNDSTSPLPDWNALADRALAGELITRDEARAVLAAPDSALLEQLAAAYRVRRHFYGNRVRLHFLCNAQSGLCPEDCNYCSQSKISAAEIEKYPLLAREKILAAADRAAELKAGTFCMVISGRSPGERVFGKVLDAVRAVREKHDLKVCACLGLLTEDQALRLKEVGVTQVNHNLNTSERHTPNIVSTHTFGDRVATVEAVKAAGLKTCSGGIVGMNETDDDVIDLALSLRELEVRSVPVNFLIPIPGTPMAAASGLDPRRCLRILCLYRFLLPSQEIRISGGREVHLRSMQVMGLYAANSIFIGDYLTTPGQAARADLEMIRDMGFVLESPDGEALDEDPLDGVPGLFRGEALPVLATA, translated from the coding sequence ATGAACGATTCGACGTCCCCGCTCCCCGACTGGAACGCGCTGGCGGACCGCGCGCTGGCGGGCGAGCTGATCACCCGCGACGAGGCGCGCGCCGTGCTGGCCGCGCCCGACAGCGCGCTGCTGGAGCAGCTGGCGGCCGCGTACCGCGTGCGCCGGCACTTCTACGGCAACCGCGTGCGGCTGCACTTTCTCTGCAACGCGCAGAGCGGGCTTTGCCCCGAGGACTGCAACTACTGCTCGCAGAGCAAGATCAGCGCGGCCGAGATCGAGAAGTACCCCCTGCTGGCCCGCGAGAAGATCCTGGCCGCCGCCGACCGCGCGGCCGAGCTGAAGGCGGGCACCTTCTGCATGGTCATCAGCGGGCGCTCGCCGGGCGAGCGGGTGTTCGGCAAGGTGCTGGACGCGGTGCGCGCCGTGCGCGAGAAGCACGACCTGAAGGTGTGCGCCTGCCTGGGGCTGCTCACCGAGGACCAGGCGCTGCGGCTGAAGGAGGTGGGCGTCACGCAGGTGAACCACAACCTGAACACCTCCGAGCGCCACACCCCGAACATCGTCAGCACCCACACCTTCGGCGACCGCGTGGCGACGGTGGAGGCGGTGAAGGCGGCGGGGCTGAAGACCTGCTCCGGCGGGATCGTGGGGATGAACGAGACGGACGACGACGTCATCGACCTGGCGCTCAGCCTGCGAGAGCTGGAGGTGCGCAGCGTCCCCGTCAACTTCCTGATCCCCATTCCCGGCACGCCGATGGCGGCCGCCAGCGGGCTGGACCCGCGCCGCTGCCTGCGCATCCTCTGCCTCTACCGCTTCCTGCTCCCCTCGCAGGAGATCCGCATCTCCGGCGGGCGCGAGGTGCACCTCCGGAGCATGCAGGTGATGGGGCTGTACGCCGCGAACTCCATCTTCATCGGCGACTACCTGACCACGCCGGGCCAGGCCGCCCGCGCCGACCTGGAGATGATCCGCGACATGGGCTTTGTCCTCGAGTCCCCCGATGGCGAGGCGCTGGACGAGGACCCGCTGGACGGCGTCCCCGGGCTCTTCCGCGGCGAGGCGCTGCCCGTGCTGGCGACGGCCTGA
- a CDS encoding M1 family aminopeptidase → MTHRPTPPHLRALATVLAAASLLAACRGGSGARPQSPRPETLMQPGISRELAAARAATLSDVRYDLWLDLTQRDTAAGIVRMAFTRAKDAGDLVADFRGPTLLDVRANGDAVRDFDWRNGHVRIPGHHLKGGANVVEMRFATRIAPVGASIIRFDDRSDGTSYLYTLLVPSDANLLFPCFDQPDLKARFRWRLSAPAAWTVIANARAESRDTSGAGVTWSFAQTEPIPTYLAAFAAGPWAAWESAPAGGRPVTLYGRRSRRAEVDADSVIRANREAARWLEGWFAVPFPFSKLDAVLAPAFPFGGMEHVGEIFYNENSFIFREPPTLSQRLGRDATIYHEVSHQWFGDLVTMRWFDDLWLKEGFSTYMAARIQDELSPGSEAWKTFYLRNKPVAYATDATSGTTPVWQELANLDLAKSNYGPIVYNKAPSVIKQLAFLAGDSAFRAGLHLFLTRHAYGNATWQDLLGAVQETSGVPLRQFGEQYILRAGMPRVDTRVEGDGSLLRRVVLTQRPVREMPGDRGGWWPMKVRVRLGYHDRPDVVLPAQFAGDSAVVDGAAGLPMPDYVWANDGDYGYGLFIPDERSAAWIAGHVGEVRDGLLRAMLWGALWDLVRDTRLPPARFAEIALRELPRERDEQIASVIVDRGAAALVRYAPDADAARLFPAWERMLAARAQDASLGYGMRKESLDALAGTARTAEGRAVLREYLAGTRLFNGAAVKQPTRWSMVQRLLALGEPHARALYEAEVRRDSTPEAARRAFVARAATPDSAVKAEYFRRYLDDPTLNEEWVTASLGAFNEGDQTALTLPFLRSSLERLEWIRDNRRIFFLPSWINAFVRGQESARALATVDRLLAESPDLPIDIRRKVLQARDELERTVAIRRAAGAGT, encoded by the coding sequence ATGACCCATCGCCCCACCCCCCCACACCTCCGCGCGCTGGCGACGGTGCTCGCGGCCGCCTCGCTGCTGGCGGCCTGCCGCGGCGGCAGCGGCGCGCGTCCCCAATCGCCGCGCCCCGAGACGCTGATGCAGCCCGGGATCTCGCGCGAGCTGGCCGCCGCGCGCGCCGCCACGCTTTCCGACGTGCGCTACGACCTGTGGCTGGACCTGACGCAGCGCGACACCGCCGCGGGGATCGTCCGCATGGCCTTCACGCGCGCGAAGGACGCGGGGGATCTCGTCGCCGACTTCCGCGGCCCCACGCTGCTGGACGTGCGCGCCAACGGTGACGCGGTGCGCGACTTCGACTGGCGCAACGGGCACGTCCGCATCCCCGGCCATCACCTGAAGGGCGGCGCGAACGTGGTGGAGATGCGCTTCGCCACGCGCATCGCTCCCGTCGGCGCTTCGATCATCCGCTTCGACGACCGCAGCGACGGGACGTCGTATCTCTACACGCTCCTGGTCCCCTCCGACGCCAATCTCCTCTTCCCCTGCTTCGACCAGCCGGACCTGAAGGCGCGCTTCCGCTGGCGGCTGAGCGCGCCCGCGGCGTGGACGGTCATCGCCAACGCCCGCGCCGAGTCGCGCGACACCTCGGGGGCGGGGGTCACGTGGAGCTTCGCGCAGACGGAGCCCATCCCCACCTACCTGGCCGCGTTCGCCGCCGGGCCGTGGGCCGCGTGGGAGTCGGCGCCGGCGGGTGGACGGCCGGTCACGCTGTACGGCCGCAGGTCGCGGCGCGCCGAGGTGGACGCGGACTCGGTGATCCGCGCCAACCGCGAGGCCGCGCGCTGGCTGGAGGGGTGGTTCGCCGTCCCCTTCCCCTTCAGCAAGCTGGACGCGGTGCTGGCGCCCGCTTTCCCGTTCGGGGGGATGGAGCACGTGGGCGAGATCTTCTACAATGAGAACTCGTTCATCTTCCGCGAGCCGCCCACGCTGTCGCAGCGGCTGGGGCGCGACGCCACCATCTACCACGAGGTCAGCCACCAGTGGTTCGGCGACCTGGTGACCATGCGCTGGTTCGACGACCTGTGGCTGAAGGAGGGGTTCAGCACCTACATGGCCGCGCGCATCCAGGACGAGCTGTCGCCCGGGTCCGAGGCGTGGAAGACCTTCTATCTCCGCAACAAGCCGGTCGCCTACGCCACCGACGCGACCAGCGGGACCACGCCGGTCTGGCAGGAGCTGGCCAATCTCGACCTGGCCAAGAGCAACTACGGCCCGATCGTCTACAACAAGGCGCCGTCGGTCATCAAGCAGCTGGCCTTCCTGGCGGGCGACAGCGCCTTCCGCGCGGGGCTGCACCTCTTCCTCACCCGCCACGCCTACGGGAACGCGACCTGGCAGGACCTGCTGGGCGCGGTGCAGGAGACGTCGGGGGTGCCGCTGCGGCAGTTCGGCGAGCAGTACATCCTCCGCGCGGGAATGCCGCGGGTCGACACGCGGGTGGAGGGGGATGGATCGCTCCTGCGCCGCGTGGTCCTCACCCAGCGGCCGGTCAGGGAGATGCCGGGGGACCGCGGCGGATGGTGGCCGATGAAGGTGCGGGTGCGCCTGGGATATCACGACCGCCCCGACGTCGTCCTCCCCGCCCAGTTCGCGGGCGATTCCGCCGTGGTCGACGGCGCCGCCGGGCTGCCGATGCCGGACTACGTATGGGCGAACGATGGGGATTACGGCTACGGACTCTTCATCCCCGACGAGCGCAGCGCCGCCTGGATCGCGGGCCACGTCGGCGAGGTGCGCGACGGCCTCCTGCGCGCGATGCTGTGGGGCGCGCTGTGGGATCTCGTGCGCGACACGCGCCTCCCGCCCGCGCGCTTCGCCGAGATCGCGCTGCGCGAGCTGCCGCGCGAGCGCGACGAGCAGATCGCGAGCGTGATCGTGGACCGCGGCGCCGCGGCGCTGGTCCGCTACGCCCCGGACGCGGACGCGGCGCGGCTCTTTCCCGCGTGGGAGCGGATGCTGGCGGCGCGCGCGCAGGACGCGTCGCTGGGCTACGGGATGCGCAAGGAGAGCCTGGACGCGCTGGCGGGGACGGCGCGGACGGCGGAGGGGCGGGCCGTGCTGCGCGAGTACCTGGCGGGAACGCGGTTGTTCAATGGCGCCGCGGTGAAGCAGCCGACGCGCTGGAGCATGGTGCAGCGCCTGCTGGCGCTCGGCGAGCCCCACGCGCGCGCTCTCTACGAGGCCGAGGTGCGCCGCGACTCCACTCCCGAGGCGGCGCGGCGCGCGTTCGTGGCGCGCGCGGCCACGCCCGACAGCGCGGTGAAGGCCGAGTATTTCCGCCGCTACCTGGACGACCCCACGCTGAACGAGGAGTGGGTGACGGCGAGCCTGGGCGCGTTCAACGAGGGAGACCAGACGGCGCTCACGCTTCCCTTCCTGCGCTCGTCGCTGGAGCGGCTGGAGTGGATCCGCGACAACCGGCGCATCTTCTTCCTCCCGTCGTGGATCAACGCCTTCGTGCGCGGCCAGGAGAGCGCGCGGGCGCTGGCGACGGTGGACCGGCTGCTGGCCGAGAGCCCCGACCTGCCCATCGACATCCGCCGCAAGGTGCTGCAGGCGCGCGACGAGCTGGAGCGCACCGTCGCCATCCGCCGCGCCGCGGGGGCGGGGACGTGA
- a CDS encoding TIGR00730 family Rossman fold protein, producing MAEGTMRRICVFCGSNPGRRPEYAGAAREMGRVLVERGLGLVYGGGNVGLMGIVADTVLAGGGEAIGVIPEALMAREVGHAGLTELHVVRTMHERKAMMADLSDAFVALPGGFGTFEEFCEVLTWSQLGFHPKPCGLLNVAGYYDPLLALFDRGVEEGFIPAKHRGLVIEETDPARLLDACARFQPPSASKWIGRDER from the coding sequence ATGGCTGAAGGAACGATGCGGCGCATCTGCGTGTTCTGCGGCTCCAACCCGGGGCGGCGGCCGGAGTACGCCGGGGCGGCGAGGGAGATGGGGCGCGTGCTGGTGGAGCGCGGCCTGGGGCTGGTGTACGGCGGCGGCAACGTGGGGCTGATGGGGATCGTGGCCGACACCGTGCTGGCCGGCGGCGGCGAGGCCATCGGCGTGATCCCCGAGGCGCTTATGGCGCGCGAGGTGGGGCACGCCGGGCTGACGGAGCTGCACGTCGTGCGGACGATGCACGAGCGCAAGGCGATGATGGCGGACCTGTCGGATGCGTTCGTGGCGCTGCCGGGCGGGTTCGGGACGTTCGAGGAGTTCTGCGAGGTGCTCACCTGGTCGCAGCTGGGCTTCCATCCCAAGCCGTGCGGGCTGCTGAACGTGGCCGGCTACTACGATCCGCTGCTCGCGCTCTTCGACCGCGGCGTGGAGGAGGGCTTCATCCCCGCGAAGCACCGCGGGCTGGTGATCGAGGAAACCGACCCGGCGCGCCTGCTGGACGCCTGCGCCCGCTTCCAGCCGCCGTCGGCGAGCAAGTGGATCGGCCGCGACGAGCGGTGA
- a CDS encoding ABC transporter ATP-binding protein, giving the protein MTTGSHPPVPENAALAIEVRGLHKRFGETVAVKSLDLRVRRGECFGLLGPNGAGKTTTIEILEGLTPRDAGEVEILGMRWERDGDRIRARLGVQLQESEFPDRSTVEEIVRLFRSFYPQGPSPDELIGFVQLEEKRKTQVRNLSGGQKQRLSVACALAGSPDILFLDEPTTGLDPQSRRQLWDVCEAFRARGGTILLTTHFMDEAQALSDRIAVLDHGEIIAQGTPDELIEGLGGAYVIEFAATAPVAEAELSAIPGARRVAARGENTLLTVDDLAQSLPGLLAAVTAAGGELTELNTHRATLEDVFLALTGRELRDE; this is encoded by the coding sequence TTGACCACCGGCTCCCATCCCCCCGTCCCGGAGAACGCCGCGCTGGCGATCGAAGTGCGCGGGCTGCACAAGCGCTTCGGCGAGACCGTGGCGGTGAAGTCGCTCGACCTGCGGGTGCGGCGGGGCGAGTGCTTCGGGCTGCTGGGGCCCAACGGCGCCGGGAAGACGACCACCATCGAGATCCTGGAGGGCCTCACCCCCCGCGACGCCGGCGAGGTGGAGATCCTGGGGATGCGCTGGGAGCGCGACGGCGACCGCATCCGCGCGCGGCTGGGCGTGCAGCTGCAGGAGAGCGAGTTCCCCGACCGCTCCACGGTGGAGGAGATCGTCCGCCTCTTCCGCTCCTTCTATCCGCAGGGCCCCTCGCCCGACGAGCTGATCGGCTTCGTGCAGCTGGAGGAGAAGCGGAAGACGCAGGTGCGCAACCTTTCCGGCGGGCAGAAGCAGCGCCTCTCCGTCGCCTGCGCGCTGGCGGGCTCGCCCGACATCCTCTTCCTGGACGAGCCCACGACCGGGCTGGACCCGCAGTCGCGCCGGCAGCTGTGGGACGTGTGCGAGGCCTTCCGCGCGCGCGGCGGCACCATCCTGCTGACCACGCACTTCATGGACGAGGCGCAGGCGCTCTCCGACCGCATCGCCGTGCTGGACCACGGCGAGATCATCGCGCAGGGGACGCCGGACGAGCTGATCGAGGGGCTCGGCGGCGCGTACGTGATCGAGTTCGCGGCCACGGCGCCCGTCGCCGAGGCGGAGCTCTCCGCCATCCCCGGCGCCCGCCGCGTGGCCGCGCGCGGCGAGAACACCCTGCTGACGGTGGACGACCTGGCGCAGTCGCTCCCCGGGCTGCTGGCGGCGGTGACGGCGGCGGGCGGCGAGCTGACCGAGCTGAACACGCACCGGGCCACGCTGGAGGACGTCTTCCTGGCCCTGACCGGACGGGAGCTGCGCGATGAGTGA
- a CDS encoding dienelactone hydrolase family protein produces MLSTILYAAGCAGGHGGGATPEDSAHVAAMAHEHAGDSPVANAATAQPRQEVRGEEVVYATVGGKQIRGYMAYPAAAGANAALPAILMVHEWWGLNENMRMMARRLAGEGYRTLAVDMYGGQVATDAQAAQRYMMEVMNDRESGAANLAGAAAFLKQQQHAPKIGTIGWCFGGGWSLQAGLRMPEQVDAVVMYYGQPVTDRAQLARLDAPLAGFFGLQDRGIPADSVRKMEQELKSLGKSVDIHFYDASHAFANPSGQAYNPQAAADAWTRTVAFFNRTLKS; encoded by the coding sequence ATGCTCAGCACGATCCTGTACGCCGCCGGGTGCGCGGGCGGGCACGGCGGCGGCGCCACCCCCGAGGACAGCGCGCACGTGGCCGCCATGGCGCACGAGCACGCCGGCGATTCCCCCGTCGCCAACGCCGCGACGGCCCAGCCGCGGCAGGAGGTGCGCGGCGAGGAGGTCGTCTACGCGACGGTCGGCGGAAAGCAGATCCGCGGCTACATGGCGTATCCCGCCGCCGCCGGGGCGAACGCCGCGCTTCCCGCCATTCTCATGGTGCACGAGTGGTGGGGGCTGAACGAGAACATGCGGATGATGGCGCGCCGTCTCGCGGGCGAGGGGTACCGCACGCTGGCGGTGGACATGTACGGCGGGCAGGTGGCCACCGACGCGCAGGCGGCGCAGCGGTACATGATGGAGGTGATGAACGACCGCGAGAGCGGCGCCGCCAACCTGGCCGGCGCGGCGGCGTTCCTGAAACAGCAGCAGCACGCGCCGAAGATCGGGACGATCGGCTGGTGCTTCGGCGGGGGATGGAGCCTGCAGGCGGGGCTGCGGATGCCCGAGCAGGTGGACGCGGTGGTGATGTACTACGGCCAGCCGGTGACCGACCGCGCCCAGCTCGCCCGGCTGGACGCGCCGCTGGCGGGCTTCTTCGGCCTGCAGGACCGCGGCATCCCCGCCGACAGCGTGCGGAAGATGGAGCAGGAGCTGAAGTCGCTCGGCAAATCCGTCGACATCCACTTCTACGACGCGAGCCACGCCTTCGCCAACCCCAGCGGGCAGGCCTACAACCCCCAGGCCGCCGCGGACGCGTGGACCCGCACCGTCGCCTTCTTCAACCGCACCCTGAAGAGCTGA
- a CDS encoding tetratricopeptide repeat protein, whose amino-acid sequence MTASSARPHPVVRTLALAALLALASCVPHVGSRPGPAGRPEARSLFGQPLYPPELPLEARQRAEAQLDSARQGYDRAPDDAEVILTYGRRLAALGRYREAIGMWTEGIDKHPRDARFYRFRGHRWITVRQFDRAVGDLEKAERLLRGRPDQPDPDGATGSTLQQAAWYHLGIAHYLRGDFARAAYAFRFAVDASRGDDQRVASTDWLYMSLRRGGHPDEAQAALNAVPAGVRVTEAEPYLQRIRLYRGELPADSLLNPAGKSTVDMVTQAYGAGNWLLINGRAGEAEQVFWRVTQAENWAPFGYIAAEADLRRLTRAEARRVQRPR is encoded by the coding sequence ATGACGGCTTCCTCCGCGCGTCCGCACCCGGTCGTCCGCACGCTCGCGCTGGCGGCGCTCCTCGCGCTGGCGTCGTGCGTTCCGCACGTGGGGTCGCGCCCGGGGCCGGCGGGGCGCCCCGAGGCCCGCTCGCTGTTCGGGCAGCCGCTGTACCCGCCCGAGCTGCCGCTGGAGGCCCGCCAGCGCGCCGAGGCGCAGCTGGACTCCGCCCGCCAGGGCTACGACCGCGCCCCCGACGACGCCGAGGTGATCCTGACCTACGGCCGCCGCCTGGCCGCGCTGGGGCGCTACCGCGAGGCCATCGGGATGTGGACGGAGGGGATCGACAAGCATCCCCGCGACGCCCGCTTCTACCGCTTCCGGGGGCACCGCTGGATCACCGTGCGCCAGTTCGACCGCGCGGTCGGCGACCTGGAGAAGGCCGAGCGCCTGCTGCGCGGCCGCCCCGACCAGCCGGATCCGGACGGCGCGACGGGAAGCACGCTGCAGCAGGCCGCGTGGTACCACCTGGGCATCGCGCACTACCTCCGCGGCGACTTCGCGCGCGCGGCGTACGCCTTCCGCTTCGCGGTCGACGCGTCGCGCGGCGACGACCAGCGCGTGGCCTCCACCGACTGGCTGTACATGTCGCTGCGCCGCGGCGGCCACCCCGACGAGGCGCAGGCCGCGCTGAACGCGGTTCCCGCCGGGGTGCGCGTGACGGAAGCCGAGCCGTATCTCCAGCGCATCCGCCTGTATCGCGGCGAACTGCCGGCCGATTCGCTGCTGAACCCCGCCGGGAAGAGCACGGTGGACATGGTCACGCAGGCGTACGGGGCGGGGAACTGGCTCCTGATCAACGGCCGCGCCGGCGAGGCGGAGCAGGTGTTCTGGCGCGTCACCCAGGCCGAGAACTGGGCCCCGTTCGGCTACATCGCCGCCGAGGCCGACCTGCGCCGCCTGACCCGCGCCGAGGCCCGCCGCGTCCAGCGCCCGCGGTGA
- a CDS encoding sulfite exporter TauE/SafE family protein, giving the protein MEVGSALLLLATAFVAGAMNAVAGGGSFLTFPALVFTGVPSIVANASSTVALMPAAAASAWGFRHHFRDFEGVSLRALVTVSLVGGIAGALLLLLTPQRLFDGVIPWLMLTATVAFTFAPKLTPLLRRVVRIGPRTLVAAQFFIAIYGGYFGGAIGIMMLSAWSLFGLTDLKQMNATKTILAATMNGVAVVCFVIAGKVWWPQTLVMLAGAVTGGWLGAHAGKRMDQKVVRAMIMVISITITIVFFVRR; this is encoded by the coding sequence ATGGAAGTCGGCTCGGCACTGCTCCTCCTGGCGACCGCGTTCGTGGCGGGGGCGATGAACGCGGTGGCGGGCGGGGGCTCGTTCCTCACCTTCCCCGCGCTCGTCTTTACCGGCGTGCCGTCCATCGTGGCCAACGCGTCCAGCACGGTGGCGCTGATGCCGGCGGCGGCGGCCAGCGCGTGGGGGTTCCGCCACCACTTCCGCGACTTCGAGGGCGTGTCGCTGCGCGCGCTCGTCACCGTGAGCCTGGTGGGCGGGATCGCGGGCGCGCTCCTCCTGCTGCTCACGCCGCAGCGCCTGTTCGACGGCGTGATCCCGTGGCTGATGCTGACGGCCACCGTCGCCTTCACCTTCGCGCCGAAGCTCACGCCGCTGCTCCGGCGCGTGGTGCGCATCGGGCCGCGGACGCTGGTGGCGGCGCAGTTCTTCATCGCCATCTACGGCGGCTACTTCGGCGGGGCGATCGGGATCATGATGCTCTCCGCGTGGTCGCTCTTCGGCCTCACCGACCTGAAGCAGATGAACGCCACCAAGACGATCCTGGCCGCCACGATGAACGGCGTGGCGGTCGTCTGCTTCGTCATCGCCGGGAAGGTGTGGTGGCCGCAGACGCTGGTGATGCTCGCGGGCGCGGTCACCGGCGGCTGGCTGGGCGCGCACGCGGGAAAGCGGATGGACCAGAAGGTCGTGCGGGCGATGATCATGGTGATCAGCATCACCATCACCATCGTGTTCTTCGTCAGACGGTGA